A DNA window from Gemmatimonadaceae bacterium contains the following coding sequences:
- the radA gene encoding DNA repair protein RadA — translation MTPKARSVFRCSNCGAEHPRWAGRCDVCGEWNSLVEEMISRSAATISGQSGSSRRIGGHKTLAEGGSVAQPIKLRDVVGAAEPRWKTGLAEFDYVLGGGIVPGSMILIGGEPGIGKSTLMLQVAAKLESSGHHTLYVSGEESPLQVKMRAERLSDRAVEVDMLGETLLETIIATAASVGPSVLMVDSIQTVFTADLDGPPGSVGQVRECAARLMRFAKETGITVFVVGHVTREGGIAGPKTLEHIVDTVLYFEGEAMLDHRILRAIKNRFGSVDEIGVFRMTETGLDPVANPSELFLGDRDNHASGSAVTALLEGSRPVLIEIQGLAAKAGFGTPQRVATGFDNRRLALLLAVLDKRAGLSFAQLDVFLNVVGGVRLQEPAGDLAVAAALASSVYDRPVGAEAVFLGEVGLGGEIRPVSQSERRLAEAAKMGITTAFMAKRSIPGRVAKGIRPVGVRTISELFTHLFQ, via the coding sequence GTGACCCCAAAGGCGCGAAGCGTTTTTCGCTGCAGCAATTGCGGCGCCGAGCACCCGCGGTGGGCGGGAAGGTGTGATGTCTGCGGTGAATGGAACTCGCTCGTCGAGGAGATGATTTCGCGGTCGGCGGCCACGATTTCCGGACAGAGCGGGTCATCGCGCCGCATTGGCGGCCACAAGACTCTCGCTGAGGGCGGATCGGTCGCCCAGCCAATCAAGCTGAGGGATGTCGTCGGTGCCGCAGAGCCGCGCTGGAAAACCGGGCTGGCGGAATTCGATTACGTGCTCGGCGGCGGCATCGTTCCGGGATCCATGATCCTCATCGGTGGCGAGCCGGGAATCGGCAAGTCCACACTCATGCTGCAGGTCGCGGCGAAGCTGGAGAGCAGCGGACATCACACTCTCTACGTCTCGGGCGAGGAATCGCCGCTTCAGGTGAAGATGCGCGCCGAGCGCCTGTCCGACCGCGCGGTTGAAGTAGATATGCTGGGTGAGACGCTGCTCGAAACGATCATCGCCACCGCCGCCTCGGTCGGTCCTTCCGTCCTGATGGTGGACTCGATTCAGACCGTGTTCACCGCCGACCTGGATGGCCCGCCGGGCAGCGTGGGACAGGTGCGCGAGTGTGCTGCGCGGCTGATGCGATTCGCGAAAGAGACCGGCATCACCGTGTTCGTCGTTGGCCACGTGACGCGTGAAGGCGGGATCGCCGGCCCCAAGACGCTCGAGCATATCGTGGATACGGTCCTATACTTCGAAGGCGAAGCGATGCTCGATCATCGAATCCTGCGCGCCATCAAGAACCGCTTCGGCAGCGTGGATGAGATCGGTGTTTTCCGGATGACCGAGACAGGTCTGGATCCGGTCGCCAATCCCTCCGAGCTGTTTCTCGGAGATCGAGACAACCACGCATCGGGCAGCGCGGTAACGGCATTGCTCGAGGGAAGCCGGCCGGTGCTCATCGAGATTCAGGGGCTCGCGGCCAAGGCCGGATTTGGAACGCCGCAGCGTGTGGCGACCGGATTCGACAATCGCCGGCTCGCGCTGCTGCTCGCGGTGCTGGACAAGCGCGCGGGGCTCTCGTTCGCGCAGCTCGACGTGTTTCTCAACGTCGTCGGAGGTGTGCGGTTGCAGGAACCGGCGGGCGATCTCGCGGTGGCGGCAGCGCTCGCGTCCAGCGTATACGACCGGCCAGTCGGCGCCGAGGCGGTGTTTCTCGGCGAAGTCGGCCTCGGTGGCGAGATCCGGCCCGTATCGCAATCCGAGCGCCGCCTGGCGGAAGCGGCGAAGATGGGGATCACCACCGCGTTCATGGCGAAGCGGTCGATTCCCGGGCGAGTCGCGAAAGGAATCCGTCCGGTCGGGGTCCGCACGATCAGCGAGCTCTTCACCCATCTTTTCCAGTGA
- the ispD gene encoding 2-C-methyl-D-erythritol 4-phosphate cytidylyltransferase, with amino-acid sequence MTHDVGVVIVAGGKGTRAGGEELKQFRWVAGKPMLLHSVQLCQQRDDVGIVVVVLPHEHVGDPPPWLFQCDTERLLLSVGGRDRGDSVRNGLQDLPDDARIVVVHDAARPLATARMLDDVIAEARRGNGAAPGLAVVDTLKRVDADGRIVETVDRANLVRIQTPQAFPRDMLERAHADGLRSGINATDDAALCERIGMTVVVVPGSERALKITTEADFARAEALGILRE; translated from the coding sequence GTGACGCACGACGTCGGCGTTGTGATTGTCGCCGGCGGAAAGGGGACGCGCGCCGGAGGCGAGGAGCTGAAGCAGTTCCGCTGGGTGGCGGGGAAGCCGATGCTTCTGCACAGCGTGCAGCTTTGCCAGCAGCGGGACGACGTGGGAATTGTGGTGGTAGTGCTGCCGCACGAGCATGTCGGCGACCCGCCCCCGTGGCTCTTTCAGTGCGACACCGAACGTCTCCTGCTTTCAGTGGGCGGACGCGACCGCGGTGATTCAGTGCGCAACGGACTCCAGGACCTTCCCGATGACGCGCGAATTGTCGTCGTGCACGACGCTGCGCGGCCTCTCGCGACGGCTCGCATGCTTGACGACGTGATCGCCGAAGCACGGCGGGGCAACGGCGCGGCTCCTGGTCTCGCGGTTGTGGACACGCTCAAGCGCGTGGACGCAGACGGACGCATCGTCGAGACAGTGGACCGCGCGAATCTCGTCAGAATCCAGACGCCACAAGCTTTCCCGCGGGATATGCTCGAGCGCGCGCATGCGGACGGATTGCGAAGTGGCATCAACGCCACCGACGACGCCGCGCTTTGCGAGCGCATCGGCATGACCGTCGTCGTGGTACCGGGAAGCGAGCGCGCGCTCAAGATCACGACCGAGGCGGACTTCGCGCGGGCCGAGGCGCTTGGTATCTTGCGCGAATGA